Proteins encoded in a region of the Zea mays cultivar B73 chromosome 4, Zm-B73-REFERENCE-NAM-5.0, whole genome shotgun sequence genome:
- the LOC100382472 gene encoding putative RING zinc finger and VWF domain family protein, which yields MESRWRKAKMSLGLNLCVYVPRTLEGDDAASSPDTASSTAALVSPVASSSSAATSTNTTPTAASADQSSASGKVLMPTTPTPTSAGLRLSKSGSKSFKKTCAICLTTMKPGQGHALFTAECSHTFHFHCISANVKHGSSSCPVCRIKWKELPFRGPLPAELPQGNARINPVNGYQNGGHMNILRPLPRARSSGRLHHLATLLPDTDPSTFNDDEPLDLSSEEANDNHQGCLRTVEIKTYPEFTEVPENTSERNFTVLIHLKAPVAQHLQPSSNLGDGNGLSTARAPVDLITVLDVSGSMAGTKLALLKRAMGFVIQNLGSSDRLSVIAFSSSARRLFPLRRMTESGRQQSLLAVNSLTSNGGTNIAEALRKGSKVIEERQAKNPVCSIILLSDGQDTYTVSPTAGVHKGAPEYCALLPSTNGNQQVPVHVFGFGADHDSVSLHSISQTSGGTFSFIETEAAIQDAFAQCIGGLLSVVAQGLHVKVESLHPDVHFGSIRSGSYSSRVSDDKRNGSIDVGDLYAEEERDFLVSVNVPPGYGETALLKVGCVYKDPLMKETVNMADVQVKISRPAFVSVQSVSIEVDRQKNRLHAAEVMAEARFSAERGDLTTAVSLLEDCRRMIMGSASGQSGDRLCQALDAELKEMQDRMANRQRYEASGRAYVLSGLSSHSWQRATARGDSTDSESLIQAYQTSSMVDMLLRSQTMSRSSTPRPTPQMRHAKSFPARPQPR from the exons ATGGAGAGCAGATGGCGGAAGGCCAAGATGTCGCTAGGGCTCAACCTCTGCGTCTACGTGCCCCGGACGCTGGAAGGCGACGACGCGGCCAGCTCGCCCGACACCGCCTCCTCCACGGCGGCGCTCGTGTCGCCGGTGGCCTCCTCCTCGTCCGCCGCGACGAGCACCAACACCACCCCCACGGCCGCTTCGGCGGACCAGAGCAGCGCCAGCGGCAAGGTGCTCATGCCCACCACCCCGACGCCGACGTCCGCCGGGCTCCGCCTCTCCAAATCCGGCAGCAAATCATTCAAG AAAACATGTGCCATATGCTTGACCACAATGAAGCCTGGTCAGGGCCATGCTCTCTTCACAGCAGAGTGCTCACACACTTTCCACTTCCATTGTATTTCGGCAAATGTTAAGCACGGAAGCAGCAGCTGCCCAGTGTGTCGTATCAAATGGAAGGAGCTCCCATTTCGAGGTCCCTTGCCTGCTGAATTACCTCAAGGAAATGCGAGGATTAATCCAGTTAATGGGTACCAAAATGGAGGCCATATGAACATATTGCGTCCACTTCCTCGTGCACGCTCTTCTGGCCGGCTTCATCATCTGGCCACGTTGCTGCCTGACACTGACCCTAGTACTTTCAACGATGATGAACCCTTGGACTTGTCGTCTGAAGAGGCTAATGACAATCATCAGGGCTGTTTGAGAACAGTAGAGATAAAAACATATCCAGAGTTCACTGAAGTACCTGAAAATACATCAGAAAGAAACTTCACTGTTCTGATTCACCTTAAGGCACCGGTTGCTCAGCACCTGCAGCCATCCAGCAATCTCGGAGATGGCAACGGGCTAAGTACAGCCCGTGCCCCTGTTGATCTCATCACAGTTCTTGATGTCAGTGGAAGTATGGCTGGTACCAAACTTGCATTGTTGAAGAGGGCTATGGGATTTGTCATTCAGAATCTTGGATCCTCTGACCGGCTTTCCGTCATCGCCTTCTCATCATCCGCACGTAGGCTCTTCCCACTCCGTAGGATGACTGAGTCTGGTCGGCAGCAGAGCTTGCTGGCTGTTAATTCACTGACGTCAAATGGAGGGACCAATATTGCAGAGGCCCTCAGGAAGGGCTCCAAGGTGATCGAAGAGCGACAGGCCAAGAATCCAGTCTGCAGCATCATCCTCTTGTCAGATGGTCAAGATACCTACACGGTCTCACCAACTGCTGGCGTACACAAAGGAGCACCAGAGTATTGTGCGCTCTTGCCGTCCACTAACGGTAACCagcaggtacctgttcatgtcttTGGATTCGGTGCTGACCATGACTCCGTCTCGCTGCACTCCATCTCACAAACTTCTGGTGGCACCTTCTCATTCATCGAGACAGAGGCCGCTATCCAAGATGCATTTGCTCAGTGCATTGGTGGACTTTTGAGTGTGGTTGCACAAGGTCTGCATGTAAAGGTGGAGAGCCTCCACCCCGACGTGCACTTTGGCTCCATCAGATCAGGCAGCTATTCTAGCAGGGTTTCAGATGATAAGAGGAATGGGTCCATAGATGTTGGGGACCTGTATGCTGAAGAAGAAAGGGATTTTCTTGTGTCTGTAAACGTCCCACCAGGCTACGGGGAAACAGCACTCCTCAAGGTTGGCTGCGTCTACAAAGACCCACTGATGAAGGAGACCGTGAATATGGCTGATGTGCAAGTGAAGATCTCCAGGCCAGCATTCGTCTCGGTACAAAGCGTGTCGATCGAGGTGGACCGCCAGAAGAACCGCCTCCATGCAGCCGAGGTGATGGCTGAAGCAAGGTTTTCTGCAGAGCGCGGTGACCTGACCACCGCTGTTTCTCTACTCGAGGACTGCCGGAGGATGATCATGGGGTCGGCGTCAGGACAGTCTGGTGACCGTCTGTGCCAGGCACTGGATGCCGAGCTGAAGGAGATGCAGGATCGGATGGCCAACCGGCAGAGGTACGAGGCGTCCGGTCGAGCATATGTGCTCTCAGGCTTGAGCTCGCACTCATGGCAGAGGGCAACCGCCCGCGGGGACTCGACGGACAGCGAGAGCCTGATCCAAGCCTACCAGACTTCGTCCATGGTGGACATGCTGCTTCGCTCGCAGACAATGAGCCGCTCATCGACTCCTCGACCAACGCCACAGATGAGGCACGCTAAGTCATTCCCGGCACGCCCGCAGCCAAGGTAA